In Effusibacillus pohliae DSM 22757, the sequence CGTGACGATATTCGAGAAGCCGATCTGGCTGACGAAAAAGGCGGCTGTCAAAATCAGGACGGTGATCAACGATCCGTTCAGCGGATAGCGAGGCGGGGTCAATTGACTGCTCAATCCGTACACGTTGGCGATCAGCGTACTGAAGATTTCCCCCCACAGCGCGAGAATGAACAAGATTTGCAAAGCGAGCCCGTAGGCGGATGTGATATGCGCCATCGGCACCTCGTAGTGCAGTATGTCGGGCATCCTGACAGACATGGCGTAATGCGCCCCGAGCAACATGCTGCCCAGGCCGATCGCACCGATCCAACCGCCCGCGATCAGCGACTTGCGGTCCTGGATTTCATTGCCCATCGGCACCAATACGGACACCGCCAGCCCCAGATTAAAAGCGGCGTACGACACGGCGGATGCCAGCCACGCCCAGGAACGGTGGGGGATTTGTGTCCATGCGGACGGTCCGGGCGAAGTGACGGCTGTTTTTATGAAAATCAGACAAATCAGGCAAATCATGACCGGAACGATGATCGAATTGGCCGTTAGGATCCCCTGCATGCCGCGGCGGATCGTAACGTAGGTGACCGCCATTGTGAACAGCACGCCCAGTTGAAACGGGATCCGCAGATTTTCCTGGAACAGGGCG encodes:
- a CDS encoding YkvI family membrane protein is translated as MDQKTVRQALQIGFTYIGTVVGAGFASGQEILKFFSMYGDWAYVAIPVSTFLFGWVGIKMLLLGARLKANSYRQLTAFLFGDRLAAVIDLFMMVMLFGVTVAMLAGVGALFQENLRIPFQLGVLFTMAVTYVTIRRGMQGILTANSIIVPVMICLICLIFIKTAVTSPGPSAWTQIPHRSWAWLASAVSYAAFNLGLAVSVLVPMGNEIQDRKSLIAGGWIGAIGLGSMLLGAHYAMSVRMPDILHYEVPMAHITSAYGLALQILFILALWGEIFSTLIANVYGLSSQLTPPRYPLNGSLITVLILTAAFFVSQIGFSNIVTYLYPVFGYLSFLLLVLLIWPRELYPPE